In a genomic window of Oncorhynchus kisutch isolate 150728-3 linkage group LG9, Okis_V2, whole genome shotgun sequence:
- the flncb gene encoding filamin-C isoform X1 produces MWYKKGTETDNMMSNNTYYEQQQPPQYYQSTDNGDDEEEMPATEKDLAEDAPWKKIQQNTFTRWCNEHLKCLNKRINDLQKDLTDGLKLIGLLEVLSQKKMYRKYHARPNFRQMKLENVSVALEFLEREHIKLVSIDSKAIVDGNLKLILGLIWTLILHYSISMPMWEDEDDEDAKKLTPKQRLLGWIQNKVPQLHINNFHRDWRDGKALGALVDNCAPGLCPDWETWDPSQPVENAREAMQQADDWLGVPQVIAPEEIVDPNVDEHSVMTYLSQFPKSKLKPGAPLRSKTLHPKKAKAYGPGIAPRGNMVLKPAEFIVETVEAGLGEVLVYVEDPEGHTEEARVIPNNDKNRTYSVIYLPKVEGLHKVKVLFAGQDIDRSPFVVSVSKAMGDPNKVQARGPGLEPIGNVANKPTYFDIYTAGAGAGDVGVIIVDSQGRRDTVEIILENKGDSIFRCTYCPILEGSHVIYVTFAGQQIPRSPFTVHISEAPPSSLPPGSPVQIVPQSIRTPPTDKAKRVPPPTPPKPRRPTSNPNVCRASGRGLQPKGVRVKEVADFKVYTKGAGSGELKVTAKGPKGLEEPVKVRDTGEGVYECDYYPIMTGKYTITIIWGGQTIPRSPFEVVVSEDVGPQKVRAWGPGLETGMVGKSADFVVEAIGTEVGTLGFSIEGPSQAKIECDDKGDGSCDVRYWPTEPGDYAVHVICDDEDIKDSPFMAHILLTANDVFPEKVKSYGPGLEPIGCIVNKPAEFTIDTSRAGRGQLKIYAQDAEGFPIDIQITENGDSTFLCVYIPTKPIKHTIIITWGEVNVPNSPFRVTIGEGSHPDNVKVYGPGVEKSGLKANEPTYFTVDCCEAGQGDVSIGIKCAPGVVGPAEADIDFDIIKNDNDTFTVKYMPPGPGRYTIMVLFADHEIPISPFRIKVDPSHDANKVRAEGPGLNKTGVEVGKPTHFTIYTKGAGKAKPEVHFTGAAKGDAVRDFEIIDNHDYSYTVRYTAVQQSNMSISICHGGDPIPKSPFNITVAPPLDLNKVKVQGLNNKVDVGKDQEFTVSTHGVGGQGKMDVKITSPSRRPIPCKLESDTANEVHTVKYIPPEEGPYKVDISYDGNPVPGSPFTVEGVMPPDPSKVRAYGPGLQGGMVGKPAPFAIDTKGAGTGGLGLTVEGPCEAKIECQDNGDGSCSVSYLPTEPGEYAINILFAEQHIPGSPFKAMVQSVFDPSKVTASGPGLERGKVNEAGSFVVDCAKAGDAELTIEIISDSGSKAEVHVQNNSDGTYSITYIPQFHGMYTITIKYGGHAVPKFPARVQVDPAVDTSGVKVYGPGVEPRGVLREVTTHFIVDARAKSKTGGSHVKARIVNPTGANTDAYITDKGEGTYRVEYTAYEDGMHLIEVLYDDVAVPNSPFHVPVTEGCDPSRVRAYGPGLEEGLVNKPNRFTVETRGAGTGGLGLAIEGPSEAKMSCKDNKDGSCSVEYIPFTPGDYDVNITFGGLPIPGSPFRVPVRELVDPSKVRCSGPGLGSGVRAHVLQTFTVDTSKAGLAPLGVVLYGPTGVAEPVNITDNGDGTHTATYTPAKDGPYTVCVKYADQEVPRSPYKIKTLPAHDASKVRASGPGLNAQGVPASLPVEFTIDARDAGEGLLTVQILGPDRSRREASVFVEDWGRRVWEKHIVKGTIPFSILKKGSDPEGKPKKANIRDNRDGTYTVSYVPDMAGRYTITIKYGGDEIPYSPYRIHALPIGDASKCLVTVSIGGHGLGSGLGPTIQIGEETVITVDAKAAGKGKVTCKVSTPDGAELDVDVVENSDGTFDIYYTAPEPGKYVITIRFGGEHIPNSPFHVVASDTVPIIEEPCDKLQLQQPYQAYQGYPPHWATEEPVTTGDIMEPMLRPFNLVIPFTVQKGEITGEVRMPSGKTARPNITDNKDGTVTVKYAPTEKGLHEMDIKYDGNHIPGSPLQFYVDAINSGHVTAYGPGLSHGMVNKPATFTIVTKDAGEGGLSLAVEGPSKAEINCKDNKDGTCTVSYLPTVPGDYNIIVKFDNKHIAGSPYTAKITGDDTMRTSQLNVGTATDVSLKISETDLSSLTASIRAPSGNEEPCLLKRLPNRHIGISFTPKEVGEHVVSVKKNGTHVTNSPFKIMVGQSEIGDASKVKVFGQGLVEGHIFEVAEFIVDTRNAGYGGLGLSIEGPSKVDINCEDVEDGTCKVTYCPTEPGNYIINIKFADQHVPGSPFTVKVCGEGRVKESITRKRHAPSIATVGSTCDLNLKIPGNWFQMVSAQERHTRTFTRSSHTYTRTERTEISKTQAGETKREVRVEESTQVGGDPFRDVFGEFLGSQSLTGFSGIPATTRQPQEGVCVTQEGDQGTQEMTAQVTSPGGKTEDAEIIDGEDSTYSVRFIPQEMGPHTVNVKYRGQHVPGSPFQFTVGPLGEGGAHKVRAGGTGLDRGVAGVAAEFSIWTREAGAGGLSIAVEGPSKAEISFEDRKDGSCGVAYVVQEPGDYEVSIKFNDEHIPDSPFIVPIATLSDNSRRLTVTSLQEMGLKVGQEASFAVQLNGARGLIDAKVHTPSGAVEECYVTELDSDQHAIRFIPRENGVHSIEVRFNGSHIPGSPFKIRVGEIGQVGDPGMVSAFGPGLEGGTTGAASDFVVNTCNAGSGALSVTIDGPSKVKMDCQDCPEGYKVTYTPMAPGSYLITIKYGGPSHIVGSPFKAKVTGARLSGGHSLHETSSVLVETVTKTSSSSSSMGVAYGPKFSSDASKVVSRGAGLSKAFVGQKNTFTVDCSKAGTNMLMVGVHGPKTPCEEVYVKHLGNRMYNVTYTVKEQGNYILIVKWGDENVPGSPFHVTVP; encoded by the exons GTGATAGCCCCTGAGGAAATAGTGGATCCCAATGTGGACGAGCACTCGGTGATGACCTACCTGTCCCAGTTTCCCAAGTCCAAGCTGAAGCCTGGTGCCCCGCTGCGCTCCAAGACTCTGCACCCCAAGAAGGCCAAGGCCTATGgaccag GTATTGCGCCCAGAGGTAACATGGTGCTGAAGCCGGCTGAGTTCATCGTGGAGACAGTGGAGGCGGGGCTAGGGGAGGTGCTGGTCTATGTGGAGGACCCAGAGGGACACACAGAGGAG GCCAGAGTGATCCCCAACAATGACAAGAACAGGACGTACTCTGTCATCTACCTGCCCAAAGTGGAGGGCCTTCACAAG GTGAAGGTGCTTTTCGCTGGGCAGGACATAGACAGGAGTCCCTTCGTGGTGAGTGTGTCCAAAGCCATGGGAGACCCCAACAAGGTGCAGGCCAGAGGACCAGGACTGGAGCCTATAGGCAACGTGGCTAACAAGCCGACCTACTTCGACATCTACacagcag GTGCCGGTGCTGGAGACGTGGGTGTAATCATCGTGGACTCCCAGGGCAGAAGAGACACCGTGGAGATCATTCTGGAAAACAAGGGGGACAGTATTTTCCGTTGCACCTATTGTCCTATCCTGGAGGGGTCTCATGTTATCTATGTGACGTTTGCTGGGCAGCAGATACCCAGAAGCCCTTTCACCGTCCACATCTCagagg CTCCACCGAGCTCCCTGCCCCCCGGCTCTCCGGTGCAGATAGTGCCCCAGTCCATACGCACCCCACCCACAGACAAGGCCAAGAGAGTGCCCCCCCCAACACCGCCCAAACCCAGGCGACCAA CCAGCAACCCCAACGTGTGCCGGGCCTCAGGGAGAGGTCTCCAGCCTAAGGGGGTGAGGGTGAAAGAGGTGGCCGACTTCAAGGTCTACACCAAGGGCGCCGGCAGCGGAGAGCTCAAGGTCACCGCCAAGGGGCCAA AGGGACTAGAGGAGCCTGTGAAGGTGCGTGACACGGGAGAAGGGGTGTATGAGTGTGACTACTACCCCATCATGACTGGCAAATATACCATCACCATCATCTGGGGCGGACAGACCATCCCACGCAG CCCGTTCGAGGTGGTGGTGAGTGAGGACGTGGGGCCCCAGAAGGTGAGGGCGTGGGGGCCGGGCCTGGAGACAGGCATGGTGGGGAAGTCAGCTGACTTTGTGGTGGAGGCCATCGGCACAGAGGTGGGAACTCTGG GTTTCTCCATCGAGGGCCCGTCGCAGGCTAAGATAGAGTGTGATGATAAGGGCGACGGGTCATGTGACGTACGTTACTGGCCCACGGAGCCTGGCGACTACGCTGTTCACGTCATCTGTGACGACGAGGACATCAAGGACAGCCCCTTTATGGCCCACATCCTCCTCACAGCCAATGACGTGTTCCCTGAGAAG GTGAAGAGCTATGGCCCAGGTCTGGAACCGATTGGCTGCATTGTCAACAAACCAGCAGAGTTCACCATTGATACAAGTAGAGCCGGCAGAGGCCAGCTGAAGATATACGCCCAGGATGCAGAGGGCTTCCCCATAGACATCCAGATCACAGAGAACGGAGACAGCACCTTCCTCTGTGTCTACATTCCCACCAAGCCCATCAAACACACCATCATTATCACCTGGGGAGAGGTCAACGTCCCCAACAGTCCCTTCAGG gtgaccATCGGAGAGGGCAGCCACCCAGATAATGTGAAGGTGTACGGTCCAGGTGTGGAGAAGTCAGGTCTGAAGGCCAACGAGCCCACCTACTTCACTGTGGACTGCTGCGAGGCAGGACAAG GGGATGTCAGTATTGGCATCAAGTGTGCTCCCGGCGTGGTGGGTCCGGCAGAGGCTGACATCGACTTTGACATCATCAAGAACGACAACGACACGTTCACAGTGAAGTACATGCCCCCCGGCCCCGGACGCTACACCATCATGGTGCTGTTCGCTGACCac GAAATACCCATCAGCCCTTTCAGAATCAAGGTGGACCCCTCTCATGACGCTAACAAGGTGAGGGCGGAGGGACCCGGACTCAACAAGACAG GTGTGGAGGTAGGTAAGCCCACCCACTTCACCATCTACACCAAGGGAGCGGGCAAGGCCAAGCCTGAAGTGCACTTCACCGGAGCAGCCAAAGGGGACGCTGTCCGAGACTTTGAGATCATTGACAACCATGACTACTCCTACACCGTGCGCTACACTGCAGTGCAACAG AGTAACATGTCTATCTCAATCTGCCACGGCGGTGACCCCATTCCCAAGAGCCCCTTCAACATCACTGTGGCGCCGCCCCTTGACCTCAACAAGGTCAAAGTTCAGGGGTTGAACAACA AGGTCGACGTTGGGAAGGATCAGGAGTTCACAGTGAGCACGCACGGCGTCGGTGGCCAGGGCAAGATGGATGTGAAGATCACCTCACCCTCTCGTCGGCCAATCCCCTGCAAGCTGGAGTCTGACACGGCCAACGAAGTGCACACTGTGAAGTACATTCCCCCTGAGGAGGGCCCCTACAAAGTGGACATCAGCTATGATGGGAACCCTGTGCCTGGGAGCCCCTTCACCGTGGAGGGGGTGATGCCCCCAGACCCCTCAAAG GTGCGTGCCTATGGCCCAGGCCTCCAGGGGGGCATGGTGGGTAAGCCGGCCCCCTTCGCCATTGACACCAAGGGTGCGGGCACTGGCGGGCTGGGCCTGACCGTGGAGGGGCCATGCGAGGCCAAGATCGAGTGCCAGGACAACGGCGACGGGTCCTGCTCTGTCTCCTACCTTCCCACAGAGCCCGGCGAATACGCCATCAACATCCTGTTTGCCGAGCAGCACATCCCCGGCTCCCCCTTCAAGGCCATGGTACAGTCCGTGTTTGACCCCAGTAAGGTCACGGCCAGTGGGCCAGGCCTGGAGAGAGGGAAGGTCAACGAGGCAGGGTCGTTCGTAGTGGACTGCGCCAAGGCTGGGGACGCCGAGCTGACCATTGAGATTATTTCCGATTCGGGGTCGAAGGCGGAGGTGCATGTTCAGAACAACAGTGATGGGACCTATTCTATCACGTACATCCCACAGTTCCATGGCATGTATACTATCACCATTAAATATGGGGGCCACGCCGTGCCCAAGTTCCCCGCCCGTGTGCAAGTGGACCCAGCCGTGGATACCAGCGGGGTGAAGGTGTACGGACCAGGAGTGGAACCCAGAG GGGTCCTGAGGGAGGTGACCACCCATTTCATTGTGGATGCCCGTGCCAAGAGCAAGACCGGGGGCAGCCATGTCAAGGCCCGCATCGTCAACCCTACAGGCGCCAACACAGACGCCTACATCACTGACAAGGGGGAAGGCACCTATAGAGTGGAATACACTGCCTATGAGGATG ggatgCACCTGATTGAGGTGCTGTATGATGATGTGGCGGTGCCTAACAGTCCGTTCCATGTCCCGGTAACGGAGGGTTGTGACCCCAGCCGCGTCAGAGCCTACGGTCCTGGTCTGGAGGAGGGCCTGGTCAACAAACCCAACCGCTTCACTGTGgaaaccag gGGTGCTGGTACAGGGGGTCTGGGTCTGGCCATCGAGGGTCCATCAGAGGCTAAGATGTCTTGTAAGGACAATAAAGATGGCAGCTGCAGTGTGGAGTACATCCCCTTCACCCCGGGAGACTATGACGTCAACATTACCTTCGGAGGCTTGCCCATCCCAG ggagTCCTTTCCGTGTGCCAGTGAGAGAGCTGGTGGACCCAAGTAAGGTGAGGTGTTCAGGTCCAGGGCTGGGTAGTGGAGTCAGAGCCCATGTTCTTCAGACCTTCACTGTGGACACCAGCAAGGCTGGCCTCGCCCCTCTGGGAGTGGTGCTGTACGGACCAACTg GAGTGGCTGAGCCAGTGAACATCACAGATAATGGAGACGGAACACACACAGCGACCTACACACCGGCCAAGGACGGCCCGTACACCGTGTGTGTGAAGTACGCTGACCAGGAGGTCCCTCGCAG tccgTATAAGATCAAGACATTGCCTGCTCATGATGCCAGTAAGGTGCGTGCCAGTGGGCCAGGTTTGAATGCCCAGGGTGTGCCTGCCAGCCTGCCCGTGGAGTTCACCATCGATGCCCGCGATGCTGGCGAAGGTTTGCTCACTGTGCAGATACTG GGTCCGGATCGGTCCAGGCGCGAGGCCTCAGTGTTTGTGGAGGACTGGGGCAGGAGGGTATGGGAGAAGCATATAGTCAAGGGGACCATACCCTTCAGTATTCTTAAGAAAGGCTCC GACCCAGAAGGCAAGCCGAAAAAGGCCAACATCCGTGACAACAGAGATGGGACGTACACAGTGTCCTACGTACCAGACATGGCAGGGCGCTACACCATCACCATCAAGTATGGAGGAGACGAGATTCCCTACTCACCCTATCGTATCCATGCCCTGCCCATTGGAGACGCCAGCAAGTGTCTGGTCACAG TTTCCATCGGAGGACATGGATTGG GTTCAGGCCTCGGACCCACCATCCAGATCGGCGAGGAGACTGTCATCACCGTGGACGCAAAAGCTGCTGGGAAGGGAAAGGTGACCTGTAAGGTGTCGACGCCAGATGGGGCGGAGCTAGACGTGGACGTGGTGGAGAATTCCGACGGAACTTTTGATATCTACTACACGGCTCCGGAACCTGGGAAATACGTCATCACCATCCGCTTTGGAGGAGAACACATTCCAAACAGCCCCTTCCACGTGGTG GCCAGTGATACCGTCCCTATAATAGAGGAACCGTGTGACAAGCTCCAGTTACAACAGCCCTACCAGGCCTACCAGGGCTACCCCCCTCACTGG GCCACAGAAGAGCCCGTCACCACCGGCGATATCATGGAGCCTATGCTCCGCCCCTTTAACCTGGTCATTCCGTTCACCGTTCAGAAGGGAGAGATCACAG gtgaGGTGCGTATGCCCTCAGGTAAGACAGCCCGTCCTAACATCACAGACAACAAGGATGGGACAGTAACAGTGAAGTACGCCCCTACAGAGAAAGGCCTGCATGAGATGGACATCAAATATGACGGAAACCACATCCCAG GAAGTCCCCTCCAGTTCTATGTAGATGCCATTAACAGTGGTCATGTGACAGCCTATGGTCCTGGTCTGAGCCACGGCATGGTCAACAAACCTGCCACCTTCACCATCGTCACGAAGGATGCAGGGGAAG GTGGTCTGTCCCTGGCAGTAGAGGGTCCCTCTAAGGCAGAGATCAACTGTAAGGATAATAAGGATGGAACCTGCACTGTGTCCTACCTTCCCACTGTACCAGGAGACTACAACATCATCGTCAAGTTTGACAACAAACACATCGCCGGCAGCCCCTATACTGCCAAGAtcacag GAGATGACACTATGAGGACATCCCAGCTCAACGTCGGCACGGCAACAGACGTTTCATTGAAGATCTCAGAGACAGACCTGAGCAGCCTGACAGCGAGCATCAGAGCACCGTCGGGCAACGAGGAACCCTGCCTCCTCAAGAGACTGCCCAATCGACACATCG GTATCTCATTCACTCCTAAGGAGGTAGGGGAGCATGTTGTGAGTGTGAAGAAGAACGGGACGCACGTGACCAACAGCCCCTTCAAGATCATGGTGGGCCAGTCAGAGATCGGGGACGCTAGCAAGGTCAAGGTGTTTGGCCAGGGACTGGTGGAGGGACACATCTTTGAGGTGGCTGAGTTCATAGTTGACACCAGGAACGCAG gTTATGGTGGTCTGGGCCTGTCTATAGAGGGTCCCAGTAAGGTGGATATTAACTGTGAGGATGTGGAGGATGGTACCTGTAAGGTGACCTACTGTCCTACTGAACCAGGAAATTACATCATCAACATCAAGTTCGCTGACCAGCACGTCCCAG GAAGTCCTTTCACGGTGAAGGTGTGTGGTGAGGGCAGGGTGAAGGAGAGCATCACTAGGAAGAGACATGCTCCATCCATTGCTACTGTGGGCAGCACCTGTGACCTCAACCTCAAAATACCAG GTAATTGGTTCCAGATGGTGTCGGCCCAGGAGCGGCATACGCGCACGTTCACGCGCAGCAgtcacacgtacacacgcacggAGCGCACAGAGATTAGTAAGACACAGGCGGGGGAGACCAAGCGGGAGGTGCGCGTGGAGGAGAGTACCCAGGTCGGGGGAGACCCCTTCAGGGACGTGTTTGGAGAGTTCCTGGGTAGTCAGAGTCTCACAGGCTTCAGTGGGATACCAGCCACTACCAGACAGCCtcaagagggtgtgtgtgtgacacaagaGG GTGACCAGGGGACCCAGGAGATGACGGCCCAGGTGACCAGTCCGGGGGGTAAGACGGAGGACGCAGAGATCATCGACGGCGAGGACAGCACCTACAGCGTCCGCTTCATCCCCCAGGAGATGGGGCCCCACACGGTCAACGTCAAGTACAGGGGCCAGCATGTCCCCGGGAGCCCCTTCCAGTTCACCGTGGGGcccctgggagagggaggggcacaCAAGGTCCGGGCTGGGGGCACGGGGCTGGATAGAGGAGTGGCAGGAGTGGCAG CTGAGTTTAGTATCTGGACCAGAGAGGCTGGTGCAGGAGGTCTGTCCATCGCTGTAGAGGGGCCCAGTAAGGCAGAGATCAGCTTTGAAGACAGGAAGGATGGATCCTGCGGAGTGGCCTATGTGGTGCAGGAACCAG gtgaCTATGAGGTGTCCATTAAGTTTAATGATGAGCACATCCCAGACAGTCCCTTCATAGTCCCCATCGCCACTCTGTCTGATAACTCACGCCGCCTTACAGTCACCAGCCTACag GAGATGGGGTTGAAGGTGGGCCAGGAGGCGTCGTTCGCGGTGCAGTTGAACGGGGCGAGGGGGTTGATAGATGCTAAGGTTCACACCCCATCCGGAGCTGTAGAGGAGTGTTATGTTACTGAGCTGGACAGCG ACCAGCACGCCATCCGGTTTATCCCGAGGGAGAACGGAGTCCACTCCATCGAAGTGCGTTTCAATGGGAGCCACATTCCCGGTAGTCCCTTCAAGATCCGTGTGGGAGAGATCGGACAGGTCGGAGACCCGGGAATGGTGTCAGCCTTCGGACCTGGGCTGGAAGGAGGAACCACAG GCGCGGCGTCAGATTTTGTAGTGAACACGTGTAATGCGGGGTCGggtgctctgtcagtgaccatcgatGGGCCGTCTAAGGTCAAGATGGACTGTCAGGATTGTCCCGAGGGTTACAAGGTCACCTACACACCCATGGCCCCCGGCAGCTATCTCATCACCATCAAATACGGAGGACCATCCCACATCGTAGGTAGCCCCTTCAAGGCTAAAGTCACAG gtGCTCGTCTCTCTGGTGGTCACAGTCTACATGAAACCTCGTCCGTTCTTGTGGAGACAGTAACCAAGACGTCGTCGTCTTCGTCGTCGATGGGCGTGGCCTATGGCCCTAAGTTCTCTTCGGATGCCAGTAAGGTGGTCTCCCGGGGCGCCGGCCTATCAAAGGCCTTTGTAGGGCAGAAGAACACCTTCACAGTAGACTGCAGCAAAGCAG GAACTAACATGTTGATGGTGGGGGTACACGGCCCAAAGACCCCGTGTGAAGAGGTCTACGTTAAACACCTGGGCAACAGGATGTACAACGTCACCTACACCGTCAAAGAACAGGGCAACTACATCCTCATCGTCAAATGGGGGGATGAAAATGTCCCCGGCAGCCCCTTCCATGTCACCGTCCCCTAA